TCGATATACTCGTCCTGTGACACCTCCCCTTCGATCGCGACGGCGAGACCCATGCCTGCTGCTGCCGCCGCATAGGCGACGTCAAGCGTTGCCACCTCGACCACGGGCTTTAGGATAACGCCATGTTGGGTCGCCAGCGCTTCTACCTTCATTCGGGTACCGGACGCACGGTTCCACAAGATCATGTCCTGCCTGTGCAGATCGGAAACGGCAATCGTGCCGGTTGAGAGCAGCGGATGGCCCTTTTTCCCATAGATGACGATGCCACACCGGCGGAGTTCCAGATTTTCAAAGCGCGGATCGGGGCCTGCTTGCGAGACCGACGCAACGTCCAGCTCGCCTTTGAAGACCGCAGCGGCAAGTTCCAGCGATGGTCCGCCACGCGTACTCAGTCGCATCTTTGGAAAAGCCTGCACGAAGTTGGCCAGTGCCGGCATGATCAGCCTGTGGGCGCTGAAGCCGATCGACAACTGTCCACCGACCAGGCGACCGCTGTCACCAAGGGCCCGATCGACCTCATCGACGCAATTTAGCGCAACTCGGATCTTCGCAAGAAGTGCCTCCCCATCTGCAGTGACCCGTATCGCGTGACCTTCACGGATGAAAATACGTGAGCTGCAGAGATCCTGAAAAGCCTGAACTTGCGTTGAAACTGTGGGCTGACTGACACCCACCGCCGCAGCAGCGCGTGAAAAACTTCCGGTGCGAGCCAACGCATCGACGGCTCGCATCTGAGCCAATGTGACAGACGCCATCTCAAAGAACCCCTCAATATCGGCAAATGCCCGCGGCGTTTCCGGTGCTCTTGGGGCGGGAACCTAAAGGTTATCCATTATGACGATGTCGCTTACGTACCAGCACTTAGATCTTTTCTTCAAGCGACTTATGCAATTTAACACAGTCCAAGGCGACCTCCACCAGTTGCGTTGGCGTCGTTTTTAGTTAAACGCTAAGAATTATTGAATGCTAATATTGTATGCTCCGTTCTCAATTTCGTTTGCGCAAGATGCGCGGTACCGTTCACGAATGGGGTCGAGGCTGGCGTGCAGACGCAACCTCGACCCTGTACCATAAAGCTATGTATCAGGCGGCCACCGACCACTGCTCGGGCTTGTCCCGCACAAACATCCGGTCGAGATTTAAAAAACAAACCATGTCTGCGCCCTGGACGATGATGCCATCGGAATAGGCACCAATATCAGTGGCAGGAGGCACTGGCTGTAGAAGGTCGGCGGGTATCGTGCCGAACACCAGACGTGAAGGTTGCACTCAAGATTGCACAGTCGATCTGCGCTGCCGTTGGGACCCTAAGTATTTTGCATAACGCATGGGAGTTTACGTTGGTCATCGCGAGTGTCGGTGCTTCGTCGGCTCATGCGGAGTTTCAGTCGAGCTTCTGAGTTTGGTTGCTGAGGCGACACCTCGACACCGCGAAATCATCGGGACGAAACAAGGTCTGCGTAGAACCTCGACTGAATGACTGACTAAGCGGCTCTTTGTTGAAGGCCCGGGAGCTATGTCGTTCGTTTTGACAAATCGTTCACGATTAAGCTTCAGAGATTTCCAACACCTTTGCGCTAAGGTTGAACGCGGACTTTTTGCAATTCGGTTAAATCAGAGGACTGAAGATCATGACCGCGCGATCGGTTATCGACCAGCACATAAAGCAAGCCTGCGAGACCAACAAGTTCGAGAATAAACGCCAGGTGTTTCGTTTCGCTCTCCAGATGGCAGCGGCTGTCACCATCGTAGCGGATATATTGAACCTCGCAGCGCACGTCTCGCTGAACGTCTTGGGGCTACTGCCCTATGCATTGGTGCCCGCGGCGGTCGTCGGGCTGGTCATTTCGACCGTGGTCGCTTCCGTCCTGACCTTCTCGGTTATCTATGTCATCGGCTTGGCCATCCATCGCCTGACGATTTCTCGTTCGATGTTCGAGCGACTGAGTAGAACGGACATGCTTTCCGGATTGTTGAACCGGAGGGCGTTTGTCGACGAGGTTTCAAAAGCACCTCAAGACGCCTCGCTGGTCCTATTCGATATAGACCAATTCAAGCTCATCAATGACAGTTACGGACATGATGTTGGCGATCGAGCCATCTGCATGGTGTCAAAGCAACTCGCAACCGCCCTGAGCGATAAGCATATCGTGGCGAGAATCGGTGGAGAAGAGTTCGCGGCTTTGATCGTTGAACTCACCCCAACCGAACGTCTTGCACTCGTCGAACGCTGTCGACAGCTGATCGAGGCGTCAAATGTGGGCGACGACGTTGCGCAATTGCGGGTAACGGTTTCCGCCGGTATCGCGGAACGGGGCTCCCACGAGACGTTTCAATCGCTATTCCTAGCTACCGACCGCGCGCTTTACTTCGCGAAAGTATCGGGCAGGAACAGGGTCATACATTCCAATCAGGTCCAGGAATTGATGGATAAGCCAGGCGAACGTCTCAACGGCAGCTGAAGCAGCTATCGATCGGCTCGGAATGTTGACCCCTTATCGGCGTCCAATATTCACCCCCTGTAGACGATCAGCGCTTGGCCTGCTCGGCGCTGGCCGGGGTTGCAGAGGGTAGGCCAAGTGCGGGTGATGTGTATCTTCGGCTTTAGCTTTGAGAGCGGTTCTTGAAGCGCCAGGACTCGTTTCCGGTTTCCACGATTTCGCAGTGATAGCCGGCTGGCCTATCGATCTGTCGATCGTGGCGATCAAGCCGGACTTTGCCACTTCCCTAATGATGGTGATCGATCTCGGCGCTAAATTCGGTGAGTATATCGGACAGGCGCTGGCGACCGCACTCAAGCCGCTCGAGCCAGACATCGTCGCAGCGGCGACGCTCTCCTGTTGCCATCGACGTCATCCGTGCCCTCGGCATCGACGCCTATGTTATTCTCCAGAAGTCGCCGGAACTCCATCTGGCGAACGCTCCGGAACAGCGGATTTCATCAATCACCTCCAATGGCGAGCAGCATCTTCTCCTCGACCGTGCCGCCGTTTCGCTGTCAAAGGGCAAGCGCGTCGTGGTCGTCAACGACGTAATGGTGTCCGGCTCCAGCATGAAAGGGCTCGCTGGACCTCGTACGCAAGACGGGCGCGGAGGTGGTCGGCATCGGGGTGAGCCTGAAGGAGGCGGCCGACTGCAGGCCGACGACCCCCTTGTCCACAGTCTTCCTAGAAATTGGCGGTCGCTTCTGGTTGCCTCACTTACCGCGCAGCAGTTGCGTAGATCAGCTCCGGGGCTGCAGCAAGGCCAGCACGACCGTTGATGCGGCTAGGATGGCTGTAAGTGTCAAGGGTCCCGTAGCGCCATATGTGTCGACGATATAGCCTCCAACGACCGCGCCAATCGTGATTGCCACCTGGAATGAGGTCACCATCAGGCTGCCCGCTGCCTCCAGCGCGTCGGGCGCGGCGCGGGACAGATTGGTTGGCAGCACCACCGGCGCCATGCCGAAGGCGAAGCCCCACAGCGCGGCGAAGCCGAAGGCAACGCCGATGTGCACGCCCCAAATTACCAAAGCAAGCGCCGCAAACGCCATTAAGCCAGCGGTGACTGCCAGAGCAATGCGGATATTGGCGTCGGCCATGCGACCACCGGCGATGTTGCCGATCACAGCGGCGATGCCAAATCCGAGCAGCGCCAGCGCAATCGGACCGGTTGTTAGAAGCGTAATCTTTTCAAGGAAGGGGCGCACATAGACCGACCCAGCGAAGTGCCCTGTCATGAGCAAGAGGATAGCAAGCATGCCAATCTGAATGCCACGCCGCCGTGTAAGCCGGAAGACGTCGGCAAGGCTGTTGCTTGTACTTGCAGGCAGGGCCGGCAGACTGAGCCACTGCAGCAACATGGCAAGTGCGGCCAGCCCCGCTGTCATGGCCATGGCGGCGCGCCAACCCAACCAGTCGCTGATCAATGCACCCATGGACGGTGCGGCGATGGTGGCGAGTGAGACGCCAAGCGTGACGATAGCCATGCCCCGGCCTGTTGCATCGGCGCCAACAAGTCTTGCTACGACGGCAACTGAAAGCGCCCAGAAAGCGCTCAGCGCGACGCCCAGCCCGGCTCGACCTAACAACAATAGCCAAAAATCGGAGGCAGTCGCCGTAAGAATGTTGGAGCCGACCGCTAAGGCGCTCAGACTGACCAGGACAGTCTTGCGGTTCAGTCGGCCAATCAGAACATTGCTCAATATAGCCGTCACGGCGCCGACAGAGGCGGTGGCAGTAACGACCTGTCCGGCCATTCCCTCGGTGACACCAAGATCGCGCGCCATTGGTGTCAGCATGCCTGCCGGCATGAACTCCGCAGATACCAGAGCAAAGCTGGCGGCCGCCATCGAAAGGACCGCGAACCAGGTGGCCGAGCTCCACGTGGCTGGCGGAGCGGTATCGGAGTCTTTTATTGTGCTTTCAAGCTGGAATGTTGTGTCCGTCATCGAGATGTCTCCAAGAGTTGGAGATCTTAATAAACGAGTCTTCTCGGATGCGATGTGCCTCAAAATCCGAAATCCATGTCTGTTCGTCCGGAAATTGTGCGGCGCACAACGCCCGGCGAGACCTTGGTGATACGCTTGAATGCACGCGCGAAGGACGCCTCAGACTCGTAGCCCAACCTCGTGGCGACGTCGGCAACCGAAATGCCGGTTTGGCCCAACAACTCCCGGGCAAGCTGCATACGCAGACGGGCGAGATAGTGTGCCGCGCCTTCGCCCAAAACAGCGCTGAATCGCTCCGCGAAAATCGAACGCGATTGACCTGCCACGACAGCAAGCCTTTCCAGGGTCCAGTTGTGGCCGGGATCTCTGTGCATGGCTGCCAGGGCGCGGCCGATATTGGGGTCGCGGATGGCCGCGAGCCAACCGATTGTCGAGGCGCGGTTGCAATTGACCCAGCAGCGGATCAGCCGCGCTGTCAGCAGGTCCGCCATTCGTGACAAGATAGTGGCGCTACCCATCTGTGGATGTGTTGCCTCTTCCGTCATCGCCGCCAGTAGAGGGCCAACGATCGGGTCATTGCCGGCCACGTCACAGCCCTTGATAATGGGCGGCATCAAAGTAATCAGGGGATCTAGAGCACAAGCGCCCAAGGCCATCGAGCCACAGAAAAGGGTGCTTGTTTCGCCTGTACCTTCTCGCACCACTTCGCAAACGTTGCTCCCCAACATGGTGACCTGACATCCGTTGAGAGAGTCATCGACAACGTCTGGCGCACTGGCAAGTCGATGGGCGATGCCCTGCGGTAGCAGCACCAGATCGCCATCGCGCAATTCCTGCCAGCCTTGGGCTGCCGTATGGATCCAGCAAGGACCTTGGCTGACAAAGTGAAAACGAAGCAGTTGTTTTTGTGGAAAGGCGATGCTCCATGGGTGCCGGAGCTCGCAGCGGCTATAGCTAACCCCACTCAATCGGAAGTCTTGCAGGACTTCGCTTAGTGCATCCACTGGAATGTGTGGCGAAGACGGTTGGGACGAACGGTTAGGCATTTGTGCTTTATAGAAGCCAAACGTCCGGAAGGCAACCGGCGAAAGAGGTCCGTCGACTCCCCATTCCAATCTCTTTCAGCGCCAAGGTAGGGCTGAACGCACGGCTTCTGAGAACACAGTGTGCCATGCCTCAAGTCCCAAACCGCTTTCGTTTAAGCAAATCTTTGTAAGATGAAAGCTAACTGCCGCACGTTGCACTTTATCCCATTAATGCGCTGGCGCTCGAACCGCCGTTAAGGTTTCGCGACGCTTCCGGTCAGCACGAGCAGCTCGTGTGTCCTCGGACCGAACTCCTGTTAGGTGCTACGCTTCCCAGGCCAGGCCGTGAGTGCGAGATCGATCAGCCGCTTCAGCCGCGCATTGCAGGCACCATCGCAGGCCTGTGCGGACATGCCTTGGATAATCGCACCATAGAAGCGCGCGAGCGTATCGGTATCGGTTTGCGCCGGCAATTCGCCTTCCTCGACGGCACGGTCAAAGCGGGCTTTGAGGCTCTGCATCGACGTCTCGCGCAATGCCGCCGTCATCCGCGCGACGGAGGCATTCTCTTCCGCATGCTGCAGGACGGCCGTCGAGACCATGCAACCTCGCGGTTTGTCCGGCTGGGTGTCACCGTCCGCGATATCATAAAGGAAGAGAGTCAGGGCTTCGTGGACGGGGAGCTTGGATGCTAAGATTTCCAACCGTCGGCTGGTTTCTCGGGCAATGCTGAAGTCGAGCGCCTGACGGTACAATTCCTCTTTTGAGCCGAACATTGAATAGAGGGTTGGCGGATTGATCCGCATAGCCTTCGTGAGGTCGGCGGTGGAGGTTCCTTCGTAGCCGCGCTCCCAAAACAAGCGTGCCGCGATGTCGAGCCCGACGTCGCGATCGAGGACGCGTGGTCTGCCTCGTTTACGGACTGGATTCGTCATTAAAATAGCGGTCCCTATTAAATTGTTGACAGGCGGCTTTCCACTCTTATTGTAGAGATCACTATTTAATTTAGCAACGGAGTGTTTCATGTCCCAAAGACTAGCAGACAAGATAGCCCTCATCACCGGAAGTTCGCGTGGCATCGGCCGCGCGGTTGCTCTTGCGTTTGCGAAGGAGGGCGCGGCGCTAATTGGCGTGCACTATACCGCCAACGCGGATGCGGCCACAGCCACCTTGAAGGACATCGAGGCGCTTGGCATCAAGGCCGTCGCTGTAAAGGCCGATCTTAGACAGGGCAAGGACGCGGCCGACAGCCTCTGGGCGCAGTTCAGCGAAGCCGCGCGTGCTGAGACGGGTTCCTCCGCTCTCGACATTTTGGTGAACAATGCCGGCATCGCGCCCGCAATGCCGTTGAAGCAGACGAGCGAGGCTGACTTCGACGAGGTGATGACGATCAACTACAAGGCGCCGTTCTTCCTGATACAGGCTGTGGCGGACCACATCAGTGACAACGGCCGCATCATCAATGTCTCTACCGGGTTTACGCGGATCGCCGCGCCGACCCATCCCGCCTATGCGGCGTCCAAGGGCGCGCTGGAGACATTGACACTGGCGCTGGCACCAGAATTTGCCGCTCGCGGGATTACGGTCAATGCCGTGCTGCCGGGTGTGACGGAGACGGATATGAACGCCGAGTGGCTGGCATCGCCGGACGCTCGCGCCGGCGCCGAAGCGCTCTCGGTCTTCTCACGTGTCGGACAGGCGGAGGACGTCGCCGACGTCATCGCCTTCCTTGCATCGAACGATGCGCGCTGGATGACGGGCCAGATGATTGATGCGACGGGTGGCGCTCGGATCTGATCGATCCCGACGCCCGCTGTGTTGCAGCCATTCACCGGCGGCAGAAGATGAAGATTTGACGGGGAGGGGGTTGAGATCCAGTTCCCGTCAGTCCACCAGACTGTCAAAGTGAACACGGCAGGTCGGAGGACGGAGTGGGAGCGTCACCCCGATGGGCTTCCTTGTCAGTCAGTTCCTCTTCTGCAACAGTAGAAAACTCGCTCTCAGCGTCGCGCCAATGTTTGTCATGTTGGCCGTCTGGTCGGCCTTCCGCTTCCATTTTTGCGATACGCATTCTTGCGAAGCAATTCGTCGCGATCGGTATCCAAAATATGCTCCTACAGGAATTGGCCGCATCTTTCCACTCCGGAGAAATGCCGATCTGGTCAAGACGTTTCAGACGAACCGTTTGGAATTCTCGACAACCACTTATTCACTAGCTTCGGCAAAGAGGACGGAGGCCTCATGCTTCCATGGGCCGCCAAGATACTGCCATACGTCTAGTCCTGTGATCTTGATCGAATGGGGGTGAAAGGACTCCCCCAGCTCCTTGCAGAGAGCGTCGGCGGACGCCCGTGTAGCTTTGTTCTGAATGGTGATGTGCGGTTGCCATTTCTGCATGTCCTGCGAATTCAGCCATGGCGCGAAGGCCGATTTCAGACTGCTGCGTGTCGATTGGAGTTCCCGACTATCGATCGCGAAGGCCACACCCGCGCCCAGATGACGAAGGCCAGTGACGTCGGCGGAAATGGCGGAGGCATCTCGTAACGCACGGCCGAGGTGTAGTAGTACTTCCTCGAGATGCTCTCCCGGCAGATGGTGGAACATCGTTAGATGAGCGCGAAGAAAATTGCGATCCGAAGGGAAATGCCGTCTTCGCAGAACGTCGAATGGCTCGAGATCTTCGTCGGCTATCCGCGCGGTCAGGATGAGTGGTTTTCGTGTTTTCAAATCGATGCTTCCCGGCAGAAACGAAGATTGTTACCTAGCCTAGCCGCCCCCAGCGTGGCCGTTGTCGATAATGCAACACTGACCCCGCGTGGTTGGCCTTACGGGCATTTGCCGCTGGATGTAGTGCCATTCCCCTCGTCGTCAATGTGTCCAGCAAAGGCTGGCGGTTCTCAAACCGATAATCGTGTGGCGTTGGGCTTCCTTTGCCGAACTGAATCCGGGATCCAAACCCTTCTTCTGTCGCCTTGCCGAGGTCGCCAGATGGGCTGGCGCGGCTACCTTATTTGATGGTAGTGGCGCACGCAGCCGATAGTGTTGCGTGATCTGATGGTGACCGACGGCTCTTTGGGAGGAATTCGTATGAAGCCTGCAGCAACCGCCGGGAATCTCGGCAATGCCGTGATGCTCGGCGTGGTCCTGATGCTTTTCGGCGACCTTCTCTTTGCCGTAAACGACGCCGTCGGAAAGTGGCTTCTTGCGAGCTTTGCTTTGGGCCAGGTACTCGTGATGAGGTCGCTGGGCTCATT
This genomic interval from Rhizobium tumorigenes contains the following:
- a CDS encoding 2'-5' RNA ligase family protein, with translation MKTRKPLILTARIADEDLEPFDVLRRRHFPSDRNFLRAHLTMFHHLPGEHLEEVLLHLGRALRDASAISADVTGLRHLGAGVAFAIDSRELQSTRSSLKSAFAPWLNSQDMQKWQPHITIQNKATRASADALCKELGESFHPHSIKITGLDVWQYLGGPWKHEASVLFAEASE
- a CDS encoding TetR/AcrR family transcriptional regulator; translation: MTNPVRKRGRPRVLDRDVGLDIAARLFWERGYEGTSTADLTKAMRINPPTLYSMFGSKEELYRQALDFSIARETSRRLEILASKLPVHEALTLFLYDIADGDTQPDKPRGCMVSTAVLQHAEENASVARMTAALRETSMQSLKARFDRAVEEGELPAQTDTDTLARFYGAIIQGMSAQACDGACNARLKRLIDLALTAWPGKRST
- a CDS encoding DUF2934 domain-containing protein yields the protein MRIAKMEAEGRPDGQHDKHWRDAESEFSTVAEEELTDKEAHRGDAPTPSSDLPCSL
- a CDS encoding SDR family oxidoreductase, with product MSQRLADKIALITGSSRGIGRAVALAFAKEGAALIGVHYTANADAATATLKDIEALGIKAVAVKADLRQGKDAADSLWAQFSEAARAETGSSALDILVNNAGIAPAMPLKQTSEADFDEVMTINYKAPFFLIQAVADHISDNGRIINVSTGFTRIAAPTHPAYAASKGALETLTLALAPEFAARGITVNAVLPGVTETDMNAEWLASPDARAGAEALSVFSRVGQAEDVADVIAFLASNDARWMTGQMIDATGGARI
- a CDS encoding AraC family transcriptional regulator: MPNRSSQPSSPHIPVDALSEVLQDFRLSGVSYSRCELRHPWSIAFPQKQLLRFHFVSQGPCWIHTAAQGWQELRDGDLVLLPQGIAHRLASAPDVVDDSLNGCQVTMLGSNVCEVVREGTGETSTLFCGSMALGACALDPLITLMPPIIKGCDVAGNDPIVGPLLAAMTEEATHPQMGSATILSRMADLLTARLIRCWVNCNRASTIGWLAAIRDPNIGRALAAMHRDPGHNWTLERLAVVAGQSRSIFAERFSAVLGEGAAHYLARLRMQLARELLGQTGISVADVATRLGYESEASFARAFKRITKVSPGVVRRTISGRTDMDFGF
- a CDS encoding GGDEF domain-containing protein; this translates as MTARSVIDQHIKQACETNKFENKRQVFRFALQMAAAVTIVADILNLAAHVSLNVLGLLPYALVPAAVVGLVISTVVASVLTFSVIYVIGLAIHRLTISRSMFERLSRTDMLSGLLNRRAFVDEVSKAPQDASLVLFDIDQFKLINDSYGHDVGDRAICMVSKQLATALSDKHIVARIGGEEFAALIVELTPTERLALVERCRQLIEASNVGDDVAQLRVTVSAGIAERGSHETFQSLFLATDRALYFAKVSGRNRVIHSNQVQELMDKPGERLNGS
- a CDS encoding LysR family transcriptional regulator, producing MASVTLAQMRAVDALARTGSFSRAAAAVGVSQPTVSTQVQAFQDLCSSRIFIREGHAIRVTADGEALLAKIRVALNCVDEVDRALGDSGRLVGGQLSIGFSAHRLIMPALANFVQAFPKMRLSTRGGPSLELAAAVFKGELDVASVSQAGPDPRFENLELRRCGIVIYGKKGHPLLSTGTIAVSDLHRQDMILWNRASGTRMKVEALATQHGVILKPVVEVATLDVAYAAAAAGMGLAVAIEGEVSQDEYIDIALLSDAAANIGHYIIALPSCTDHLAIAAFLRIAAQHRFVASGATPRGQERARPEL
- a CDS encoding MFS transporter; this encodes MTDTTFQLESTIKDSDTAPPATWSSATWFAVLSMAAASFALVSAEFMPAGMLTPMARDLGVTEGMAGQVVTATASVGAVTAILSNVLIGRLNRKTVLVSLSALAVGSNILTATASDFWLLLLGRAGLGVALSAFWALSVAVVARLVGADATGRGMAIVTLGVSLATIAAPSMGALISDWLGWRAAMAMTAGLAALAMLLQWLSLPALPASTSNSLADVFRLTRRRGIQIGMLAILLLMTGHFAGSVYVRPFLEKITLLTTGPIALALLGFGIAAVIGNIAGGRMADANIRIALAVTAGLMAFAALALVIWGVHIGVAFGFAALWGFAFGMAPVVLPTNLSRAAPDALEAAGSLMVTSFQVAITIGAVVGGYIVDTYGATGPLTLTAILAASTVVLALLQPRS